The Clupea harengus chromosome 13, Ch_v2.0.2, whole genome shotgun sequence DNA window TCCAGCATCTGCAGTAACAGCACAGGGCCCTAAAGTGAGAGAAGGCATCTGTGAGACTGGGACATTTCAGGCTGACCACGAGGCTCATCCTCATAACGAGGGTTCACCATCAGAGGGACAAACTGAAGCAAACCACTTAGGGAATCATCCTGTTTAAATGGCTCCTCCTCTCGCCTTTGCTAAATCGTTCAAGAATATTGTGTACTGCTAGAGAAGGGTCAAACCAGCCAAGGCAACAAATTCAACACCAAAACTTAACAAACCATCTCCCGGAGTGGTTGATAGTCATCATAAAAACAGATACCCTGAGGACTAAACTAAATGGGGCTGCGATTATACATGGCCCTGTTATCAACAACTAAAACTTCAACATGTTTTGCTGTTTTAACCATTCATTACACACCAAAGGAGATGGACATCCTGGCCTTTTATtttggatgggtggatgggtgggggtAGGAGGGTTGGTGCTGCAGTATCTCGGCCTGGTCAAGGTCAGCAAGAAATGTAACATCGCTTACAGGAGCTTTAATGGTATGTGGACTGTTTGAACATCCTTCCTCCGAAAACGTTTCAGTAGATTCAGATGCAAACCAGACCAACAAAATGGCCTTCTCTAACTTCCTCCATTAAAAATGACaacagggttgggaaggttacttttgaaatgtaataggttacagattaaTAGTTTAAAATAATGTGATAAGTAATGTAACTAATataattacttcatcaaagacatgtacattattacatttgattacttttgatAACTTTTTGAATTGGCATATGGGAGACTCCAAATTCAAAtaagagaaccaatcaaaaacacagCTCAAAATTAGACCAcatgaatggagcctgtctagacaGGGAAAAGATGCCAGGCAACAGAATGAACGTTATATTCTACATATtagctttaaagctttttactgAAAATAATATATTCGAACGTAACCTCTTTGAAGTccccaacattttgattagtaactaaaattacatattttttctcagtaactgtagCTGGTTACAATgacatttattttgtcatttaattACATTCTAAGTTACCAGTTACTCCCTTACCGTGCCTGATAAGCTCAGGGTTCTGGCCCTATCATAATagaactgagagaaagaaacaaaaaaaaaaggaaatataaGCAGGACAGAGCAGTGAGTGTTTGACTCACTTTATTTTCCACTGATGTAAGAGTGAACGGGGGCAGGGTTGGTTAAAaaatagtgtgtgcgtgtgtgtgcgtgtaaacaGGAAGCTCGCAATCTCAAGAAGAACACAGCCAGGGCTGCACTCATTGCCCATATGTTTTGCCTTTTattgttgaaccacaattcattAAAACTGTACTTTGATCAGAGCTTCAATTTCTGTTgcacaaaatatttacaaaaaagaTTGTATATGTTTCTGTTAACCAGCATTTTAATACTCTTTTGAAgcacactgattttttttttgtccttttccaTAGCAGAAAATGCGTAGTCCAGCCTTTTTCCTTGTATAAAATTCATGAGTAAAAAGAATTCCAACAACTAGTTCTCAGTTCCAACCCATTTTTAGCCTCTTGGGTTCTGAGTGCATGTGAAGGCCATCCTGCATGCTCATTGTCACTAACAGGAAGTCAAGAGAATCTCTATGGTGATGAGAACTGTGCAGTGTGGAAGCTGACGTCTGATTGGTCCTACCAGTCACTGGGCTAATATAAAAACAGAATATTTGCATTCAGTTACTGTGGCTTCACCACCACACGGCTGCATTGCAGACTCCGATTCCACGTGAACATGCAGTTAAATGTGCTTGGatgcaggaagtgacatcaccgGACACAGGAAGTGGGAGTCCAGCTCAGGTCTCAAGTGCCGCAACGGTGGAGGTCCACAAGGAGCCtccaagtgaaaaaaaaaaaagaactgcagATTACATGGTTGGTGTCTCGAAGGCGTGCCTTCCAAAACAGAATTAAGACAAACTCCCTTCCCCTTTCAGTCaaaggaaaatatatatatacgaatAGATTCTTctcaatatatttatatataattgtAAACATGACAAACCACCAAAAAACCTCCTTGTAAGTCGGGCATGTcaaaggcatgtgtgtgagaaacttCAGCTGGGTTGGGGTCCCTGTCCGTCCTTGGTTTGCGGCTCGGCGGGTCCAGGCACCGCCACGGCAGGCCACCCAGAGGGCAGCGTGCACGGAGAGGGCATGGTCGCGAGAGCACGAGTGGCCGAGCCAACCGGTTATTATTAACTGCAGCTGGGGGAGCGAGTGTAAACATGGGGTGGGAGGCATGGTGCCTGTGTTGAAAACGGAGTCAAAAAACGGACCATTTGAaacatagtgagagagagagagagagagagagagagagagagagagaaaaaggagaggaggaggagtatgaAAACAgggggagtgaggaggaggaggactccTGGCTGGTCTGCTCTCCATGCCAATACTATCTCCTGTAGGTCAGTCGCCTCTGCAGTCGTCCCAAatctgtttgtcatttgaaagaGGAGTATGGTGGTCACttgcttcctcctcttcctcttcctcttgctctctcattaTTCCCTTTATTGCAAGCTTGCAGGAGCAACGGGAAAGTGCTGATGAGAAGGTCGGTTCTGTGCTGACAGATGAGtgtagaagagagagtgaaaaagaaacacactaaTCTTGCCATGGCTTCCTTTCTCTCCACGTCCATTTGTGTACTTCCCCATTTCCCACTGTTTTTGAGGATCAGGAAATATGACCAGAAGactaaaataaacacaaactcaagacaccaaaaacaacaaaacaaataaaccttTTTATCATGTCCTGGCCCTGGAGCGAGCAtgcgcgcgtctgtgtgtgtgtgtgtgtgtgtgtgtgtgtgtacagggtaaTGGGTTAGCTAGTGACATAGTGCTTGGCGGAGGACTGGCCGTACAGGCCGTAGAAGTCGGGGTGTCTGTGCGTCTGCGAGGCGTCCATCCAATCCCGCATGGACAGGCCCTGGAGCGGCTGGGACATGGGCGGCCCAGAGGGCAAGGCGTGGGGGTACTCCTGCGAGCCCACCGCCCAGGGGAAGGAGCCCGAGCGCGGGTAGGGCGGGTGGGCGCGGTGCCTGGACACGGACGGCACGCTGGAGCAGTAGCAGTTGTCCATGGTGCACATGAGGATCTTGCGTCCGCCGTACTGGGGCAGCAGCGGCTGCTGCGAGGAGCTGCCCCCGGGGGGGTAGGGGTGCGGAGGGGGCGGGAAGACGGAGGCCGAGTGCTGCGCCGCCGAGCCGCAGGGGCCTTGCATGGGGGGCGGGGGCTGCTGGGAGGACTGGCCTTCCCCACCTCCGGGACTCTGAACCAGGAACTGCTGCTTGCTCAGGGGgcccgaggaagaggaggtggaagaggaggagtcgGCCAGGAAAGCGTTGGCCCCGGACGAGCTTTCAGAGGGGAAGGCGGAGGAGTGCTTGCGCTTGTCGGCCCCGGAGCTGCTTAGGCTGCAGGGGTGCACACACTGCAGGAAGTGGGCGGGGGCACTGAACGGAGCTGTGatgggagaagaaagagagaaaagaaaggaaagagaaggagacagagaggaaaggaaaatatCATGGCTTTATTAgtgaatataatataatacatacagCATTATTTCATACAAATAATATACATACAATAGTATTTATACAGAGAAGTCAGTGGAATTATATTATTCATATTGGCATGTTATTTGGCAATATGGTCATACCTTCCAGCATTTTCCGTAGGTTTTTCTCCTTCTTGGAGATCTCTGAGAGGAAGATTTTGGAGTTCAGATGGCCGACTTTATGAGGAGACAGGCCATTGCCCATGCATGACTGAGTTCTGGATGTAAAAAAACCCCAAAAGAAACAATGTATAACTCATTAACATCAACATTTATTTTTGAAATCATAAAATCACACAGAGTAATTGCAGGCAGACGAGACTCCTACCTGTCCATTAGTATCTTGACAGGTTTGGTGttctgtgaaggagagagggggagggggagagcagagTTATATATTAGTCATCCTGTCTGCATGTTGCCGCCTCACCGCATCTCAAGTCATACAGGTGAAAAAAACCCCTTCCTTTACagattgagagacagaaaggcgCTCATCAAAGgaactctgtctctcacagttTTATGAcgcctatttgtgtgtgtgtgtgtgtgtgtgtgtgtgtggtgtgtgtgtgtgtgtgtgtgtgtgtgtgtgggagaatgCAAGAGCGAGCCAGCGATAGATACAGAAAGAAGGACAAAGAaggggagtggagagaaaagaagaaaagtaaagCGAAAGCGAAAGGCTGGTTTGTGTGCGCTCTCGTTCGtttccccccccctttcttctcACCTTCATGAAGTTGATGTCGTCAGCCTTGTCGAAGACGGTCTGCACGGAGCTGAGCAGCTTCTTGGCCTCCTGGCGCCGGCCGTTGAGCTGCAGGCACTGGCTGGAGTTCTCCTGGCAGAACTTGGACTTGGCCTTGTCCACCACCTCCAGGGTCTTGGCCAGGTCCTCCTCCAGGAGCTGGTGCATCTTCTGGTACTGCAGGCGCACCTCCTCCTTCAACTGCTGCACCTTGTcctgaggaagggaggagaggagcaggagcaggaggcgtCAGGAACAATGACAACGAGGGAGAGAACAAGTGAGACGAGCACAGGAGAGAAGGAAACgaggggaagagatggagaaagagagagacagggagaaaaaaaagaaagagagagaaagaaagaagggggaaaggatagagagaggagaccaATTCCGGAGTGGATCAAGGGAccaggaagaacagagagagagaggagtcaagGAAGATAGCAGCcaaagagaagggagggagcgagggaagagaggaggagcacagTACAGAGGTACACAGGTAGGACCATAGAATTATTCTCGTCAGGATAGAGGGAGCGTAAAATATAGACTCTCTCAAAATGGAAGTCTTTTTCCCATTaccgcatatatatatatatataatcagtACATCCAGAGACCTCTATGTTCACAGTTTTCCTTTTtcttgggggaggggggggggacggggtcACTGACTACCCAAAGAGTGAGAGGATGGTGGGAGTgtcagggtgagagagggaaaatgcAATGAAGAGGAGTGAGCAGagcaaggaggagaggagtggagaataGGTCTCAAggtcaagaggaggagagggggaggagaaaaagatACGACCATGAGGAgatagaagggagagagagggagatggagagagagagagagagagggggagagagagagagagggagggagagagggaggggaagagagagagagagagagagagagagagagagagagagagaggggggggggggagggaggagaaagagacaaagggaggAGGTATTATTGTCTGAGTGGAGGTCGAGAGGAGCAATGATGCAGAAAATGCCAGTCTTTAGCCTTAATGCTGTGAAGGTGATCTGTCTGGAGGATCACTCTAGTGCAAGCACAAGGGCACAAATGCAAGCAGGtctaccacatacacacacaaacaaacaaaccggaagcacaaacacacacacacacacacacacacacacacacgtctcagtcACATCAAAAGCACATTTGTCCATCTCATCTGACACAAACAAGACCCTCTCTTGCTGGCCCTCGCATTAATGCGCACACAGCTTCCTGTAGTCTTCCTGTAGTCTTCTTCACCACAGAGCAGGCTACCAGAGGCCAACAGAGAGCAGACTCTAGCATGACAATCACATAAAAGGGGTTATTTATATGTCTACATGCAGCGTGCGCCAACTGAAAACCCAGTGAGCCATGCGAACCATTGTCTTGCTGCATTCTCCCAAAAGAATAGGGCAGCGCTGGGCCTGCTTTGCCCTGCTAATGAGGCCTGTGGCTTTCAGagataatacaaaaatattccGCTTGATTCTGATGTAATTGCTTTTTTGGGGAGAAGTAATTTCAGTTTAAAAGGGAACTAGAAGAGAGGATGgcggaagaaagagagaaaaaaggagcgACAAACGAAACTAGTAGGTGgatgagagaagggaaaaaaagcaatGCCATTTTGGGAGAGTagaaacatatttattttgacTGGCTATTCACAAAGCTTTGATGGTTCAAAGGCTCTGTCTAAGCTCCGTAAATAACGCAATCCCACCCGTCTTTTCCTTGATGTGGAATTAACACTGCGATTTGAATTCCCCAAACATTTTTATTATGTGGCCTGGGTCTGGGTGTCTGGGTGCTGTAGGCGCTAGGTTTCGCTGCGCAGAgaggggggttgggaggggagATTGACAAAGCCAGACGTCGGCGTAGGTCCACGGCCCAGAGTGGTGGAGGCCCATACTAGTAgacacatggatgcacacagACCCCTGCTCATGGAGGTTTACAAACctgcctatttgtgtgtgtgtgtgttgtgtgtgtgtgtgtgtgtgtgtgtgtgtgtgtgtgtgtgtaaaattacCTCCACTAGCCGTTTGTCAGATTCCAATTTGTAGAGCTGCTCCTCTATGTCCTGAACGCGCTCCTCGATACGGTCCTGTTGCTTCAGCAGCATGTGCtgtagagaggggggaggaggatggatgggaTGGGGAAGAGAACACAGAAGACTCATAAGACCCCAAACATCCAAACAGCCCTGATCACCAGCAAACAAATAGTAAACATTAGGCCTATTATCTGAGAGTGCAATTAAAACCAACCAAACAGACAGCAAGTGCGTGGGCTCTGTTCGAATTAGAAGGCCACTTTACTGGTTAgaatttgattttgtttttctgtttttctgttgtgtttgtgcgtgtgtgtgtgtgtgtgtgtgtgtgtgcatgagttccTGTTTGAGAGCTATTCTCTGAATGCGGGGTGGGAATTTTctaggaaaaaataaataaaacagaactGGCACAATCAGCGTTGGGATGGAGAGGGTGTTTGCACCGGCAGGCGTTGGGGGTAACACGAGGAGCTGAATGCATACCAGACGGGAGAGCAGGCCACAGCAGCATAGACAGACGCACAAAAGGGCCCCGGcgaacacaaacaccagcttTTCCACCGGCCCCCGCGCACTGACCTTAAATATCCCGGCCTCAAACTGTTTCCAGCATCGCTATGGCGACTGAGATCCAGAGCCCCTTATTATAGGAGGCAAGGAAGACAAAAAGCTGCCAACAATAAGACTAATTAATCAGAATCATTTCCCTGCTTCTGGGACAGGGAGGCTGCGTTTCCTCCGCTGCGATCCAGCTGACCTGGGTTTCTGCAGCAGTGGAAATTGGGTTTGGTGAAACCCctcatgctcacaaacacacacacacacacacacacgtgctctctGTGCTTCTTCATTCCTGTCCATACACGCAAGTGTGTGCTGGTGGAACCAACCCACAGAATGAACATACTGGGGCTGAGAGTTGACAAGTAATTAAGGGCCGAGACAATTTAGATGTTgcaaatttttttttgcaaataacACAGCAAATGGCGGAGAACTGCCGTCATGGCAACAAAGCACTCTTAACCCGTGTATTAATATGTCCGAACAATCAACAGCACTAGCCACTTGCTAGGTAATAGCTAAGGTAAAGAGGAATAGAGAATAACAGAGgcaaggatagagagagaaaaatgtgtgaGAGATTTTGACTTTTAATATTCCCTTtattggcagagagagagagagagagagagagagagagagaggttgggggCCATGCTTTTCTCCTGCCTGTGCTCTTCTTACGAACACAATCTCTCTCCTTTGTTTGGTCTGGCCTCTGTGTCAGTGACATGACAGATTGTCATGTGTCCCAAGTTAATGTCAGGATCTGCtctgcctttctgtgtgtgtgtgtgtgtgtgtgtacatgtgtgaagaATGTATGGTAGCGATGGCCAAtggtatgtatgaatgtgtgtgtgtctgatggggGGTATATTTTTGTGCAAGTCTGATCAGAGGGTATGTGGAGTTTGTGAATcaagggtgtatgtgtgtgtccatggaacAGAGTGGGAGTGAACATTTTCTGTATGAGAGCACGCTGCAGGGTGACTGCTTTCAGAGGCTGttggggacagagaaagagaaacacaaaaagagaaagagggggaagaaagtcagagaaagagaatgaagagaaataagtagaaagaaagaaagaaagaaagaaagaaaaaaaagagtgaggcACATTCCTGAGGCCTATGGCAGTCgcgttgctgctgctgctaatgcTGAACGCAAGCTACAGAAAAAAAGCCCCTCCACGGTCACCGGTTAACCGTGTTTACGGGAAAAGACAAGGGCACGGCCGTTCCAAGCCAATGAAACATGCGCCTGTGAGCAAGGTAAAACCAACAGAAGGTAATAGATCACCTATGATTCAGGGCCAGCCTGAACTTCCTGCTCCagcactgagaaacacacacacagacacacacacacacacacgctgggggTGAAACAATGACTTTTGTTCAAGTATGGCAGCCTTATTCACCGGAGAGATAATAGCTTGAAAGTTTTTCACAAAGCATCCAAAACCCAACATCATGAATAGATCAGAAACACGAGAACCCTGTTATGTTGGTGCCAGAAATACAATAAAAGGGGGCATTTTACAACCAgggacatttttatttattgaattaCTG harbors:
- the LOC105911637 gene encoding E3 ubiquitin-protein ligase TRIM8, giving the protein MAENWKNCFEEELICPICLHVFVEPIQLPCKHNFCRGCISEAWAKDTSMVRCPECNHAYNQKPNLEKNIKLTNIVEKFNALNVDKTPAILQCILCRRGPPLPAQKVCLRCNAPCCQSHVQTHLQQPSPNPGHLLVEAEDVQAWSCPQHDEYRLYHCDVEQVAVCQYCCFSRCAPNHGHAVCDVEVRRNDIRHMLLKQQDRIEERVQDIEEQLYKLESDKRLVEDKVQQLKEEVRLQYQKMHQLLEEDLAKTLEVVDKAKSKFCQENSSQCLQLNGRRQEAKKLLSSVQTVFDKADDINFMKNTKPVKILMDRTQSCMGNGLSPHKVGHLNSKIFLSEISKKEKNLRKMLEAPFSAPAHFLQCVHPCSLSSSGADKRKHSSAFPSESSSGANAFLADSSSSTSSSSGPLSKQQFLVQSPGGGEGQSSQQPPPPMQGPCGSAAQHSASVFPPPPHPYPPGGSSSQQPLLPQYGGRKILMCTMDNCYCSSVPSVSRHRAHPPYPRSGSFPWAVGSQEYPHALPSGPPMSQPLQGLSMRDWMDASQTHRHPDFYGLYGQSSAKHYVTS